The Gemmatimonadaceae bacterium genome contains the following window.
GGACGTGAGACCGTGGCCGAGGGCGTGGTGACCACCGAGAGCGCGCGCGAACTGGCGATTGCGCGCGGGGTGGAGATGCCGATCGTGAACGCCGTGCATCGCGTGCTCTTCGAGCACCAGCCGGCGCGGCAGGCGATGGTGGAGCTGATGTCGCGTGAACTGCGCGGGGAGCGTGACTGATGGCAGCCAGTCCAGCGGAACCGGTGAAGGAGTTCTTCAGCATTGGCGATGTGTGCGAGCTGACGGAGCTGAAGCCGCACGTGCTGCGCTACTGGGAGAGCCAGTTCAAGGGCCTGAGCCCGGTGAAGAACCGCTCGGGCAACCGCGTCTACTCGCGGCGCGAGGTCGAACTGGTGATGCTCGTGAAACACCTGCTGTACACCGAGAAATACACGATCGACGGCGCCCGGCAGAAGCTCGATGAATACCGCAAGACCGGGGCGCTGCGTCCGACGGCCCGCACCGGGCTCGATCTCCAGACCATTCTCGCGCTCGAGGCGGAGCTGCAGGCGCTGCTCGTCTCGCTGCGCGACCCATCCAACCGCTGATGCGACTGCTGCTGAGCAACGACGACGGTATCCTGGCGCGCGGTCTCGCGGCGCTTGAACGCGCGGCCTCGCCGCTGGGCCACGTCTATGTGGTGGCCCCGGATCGCGAGCAGA
Protein-coding sequences here:
- a CDS encoding MerR family transcriptional regulator, which codes for MAASPAEPVKEFFSIGDVCELTELKPHVLRYWESQFKGLSPVKNRSGNRVYSRREVELVMLVKHLLYTEKYTIDGARQKLDEYRKTGALRPTARTGLDLQTILALEAELQALLVSLRDPSNR